From a single Thermovirga sp. genomic region:
- a CDS encoding homoserine dehydrogenase produces MNGTGGAFSNVWDLGFAGFGNVGQGLAKILEEKRDMLKQRYGFEYRVTFIATRSRGALLNPSGIDLGSALGKVREKGTLQGHPDATGEDALSLISGRHAQVIAEATVTDLKRGEPGLTHV; encoded by the coding sequence GTGAATGGAACGGGAGGTGCTTTTTCAAATGTATGGGACCTGGGTTTTGCGGGTTTTGGAAACGTGGGACAGGGACTGGCAAAGATACTCGAAGAGAAAAGGGACATGCTGAAGCAAAGGTATGGTTTCGAGTACCGGGTGACCTTCATCGCTACCAGGAGCAGGGGGGCTCTCCTGAACCCCTCGGGGATCGACCTGGGTTCCGCCCTGGGGAAGGTCAGGGAAAAGGGGACCCTCCAAGGACATCCCGATGCCACTGGAGAGGATGCCCTCTCCCTGATAAGCGGGCGACACGCCCAGGTGATAGCCGAGGCGACCGTCACGGACCTCAAAAGGGGGGAGCCCGGCCTCACCCATGTCC